The following are encoded together in the Vigna angularis cultivar LongXiaoDou No.4 chromosome 9, ASM1680809v1, whole genome shotgun sequence genome:
- the LOC108346412 gene encoding GDSL lipase, with protein sequence MATLRVFVVLVLFILNIHHSHSEKSTCPSENEQPMFIFGDSLYDSGNNNYIPTSPIFQGNFPPYGETFFNYPTGRLSDGRLITDFIADYAELSHISRLFLDPRRLNSYTNGVNFASAGAGALPETNPGLVIDMRTQGLYFTRVSRQLRQQLGELKARRLLSTAVYLFSIGSNDYASPFYTNPMNVTVPYPPRNFVDFVIGNITTVIKGIYNEGGRKFAFLNVAPLSCAPLLRTFVNGTTVEACLQAQPSALARLHNIVLSRSFQNLEKQLSGFKYSIFNFYDAILELVKYPSKYGFREGSVACCGGGPYRGDYSCGGKRGIEEFELCSDPGENVFFDSLHPSEKAAEHFAQLMWNGNRDVIESYNLKQLFNF encoded by the exons ATGGCAACCTTAAGAGTGTTTGTTGTGTTGGTTCTCTTTATTCTGAATATTCATCACTCTCATTCTGAAAAGAGCACATGTCCATCAGAAAATGAGCAACCCATGTTCATATTTGGAGACTCTCTGTATGATTCTGGAAACAATAACTACATtcccacctccccaattttccAAGGCAACTTCCCTCCATATGGAGAAACTTTCTTCAACTATCCCACTGGAAGACTGTCTGATGGACGTTTGATCACAGATTTTATTG CTGACTATGCAGAGCTTTCACATATTTCTCGGTTATTCTTGGACCCTAGACGGCTTAATTCATATACTAATGGAGTCAACTTTGCATCTGCTGGAGCTGGAGCTTTGCCTGAAACTAATCCAGGATTG GTGATTGACATGAGAACTCAAGGATTGTACTTTACGAGAGTTAGCAGGCAATTGAGGCAACAACTTGGAGAACTCAAAGCTAGAAGATTGTTGTCCACAGCTGTTTATCTTTTTTCCATTGGATCCAATGACTATGCATCCCCTTTCTATACAAACCCCATGAATGTCACTGTTCCATACCCTCCAAGAAATTTTGTAGATTTCGTCATTGGCAACATTACAACAGTGatcaaa GGAATTTACAATGAAGGTGGAAGAAAATTTGCGTTTCTAAATGTTGCTCCTCTGAGTTGTGCTCCGTTACTAAGGACATTCGTGAATGGAACAACTGTAGAAGCATGTCTTCAAGCACAACCTTCTGCTCTTGCAAGACTACACAATATTGTTCTTTCCAGATCTTTTCAAAACCTAGAAAAACAACTGAGCGGATTCAAATACTCAATTTTTAACTTCTATGATGCAATTCTGGAATTGGTCAAGTACCCTTCAAAATATG GTTTCAGAGAGGGGAGTGTGGCTTGTTGTGGAGGTGGACCCTACAGAGGAGATTATAGTTGTGGAGGGAAAAGGGGTATCGAAGAATTTGAATTATGCAGTGATCCTGGTGAGAATGTGTTCTTTGATTCTCTTCATCCATCTGAGAAAGCTGCTGAACATTTCGCTCAGCTAATGTGGAATGGTAACAGAGATGTGATTGAGTCTTACAATCTGAAGCAGTTGTtcaacttttaa